From a region of the Rhodococcus sp. 4CII genome:
- a CDS encoding HAD family phosphatase encodes MSDGQAGLAGVLWDMDGTLLDSEKMWDVAVRELSLHLGGPMTEETRLKTIGASSANALGVIFDALGLDRDPASLAEAKEWMFTRVEELFGDGIPWRPGAHDALRTVRAHGLRSALVTNTERRLTERALETLGRHHFDHSVCGDEVPAGKPHPDPYLRGAELLGLDPSQCLAIEDSPTGAASAQAAGCVVLVVPCEIPVDDGPGRVFRDSLEGLTGSDLVDMWAQRSGVRL; translated from the coding sequence ATGTCTGACGGGCAGGCCGGTCTCGCAGGCGTTCTGTGGGACATGGACGGAACGCTGCTCGATTCCGAGAAGATGTGGGACGTCGCGGTCCGGGAGTTGTCGTTGCACCTCGGCGGTCCCATGACCGAGGAGACGCGGCTGAAGACGATCGGTGCGTCCAGCGCCAACGCTCTCGGCGTCATCTTCGACGCCCTCGGGCTCGACCGGGACCCGGCGTCGCTCGCCGAGGCCAAGGAGTGGATGTTCACCCGCGTCGAGGAACTGTTCGGCGACGGGATCCCGTGGCGGCCGGGCGCCCACGACGCCCTGCGGACCGTGCGGGCCCACGGCCTGCGGTCGGCGCTGGTGACCAACACCGAACGTCGGCTCACCGAGCGGGCACTCGAGACGCTCGGCCGGCATCACTTCGACCACTCGGTGTGCGGCGACGAGGTTCCGGCGGGCAAACCGCATCCGGACCCGTATCTGCGGGGTGCGGAACTGCTCGGGCTCGATCCGTCGCAATGCCTCGCCATCGAGGATTCGCCCACCGGCGCGGCGTCCGCGCAGGCCGCGGGATGCGTCGTGCTCGTCGTCCCGTGCGAGATTCCGGTGGACGACGGCCCGGGGCGGGTGTTCCGGGACAGCCTCGAGGGTCTCACCGGTTCCGACCTCGTCGACATGTGGGCGCAGCGGAGCGGTGTGCGTCTCTAG
- a CDS encoding rhodanese-related sulfurtransferase: MAVPKIVLFYVFTPLADPEAIRLWQYTLAAAHDLTGRILVSEHGINATVGGDIHDVKRYVKGTRSYVPFKNADIKWSDGLGDDFPRLSVKVRSEIVTFGAPGELKVDAGGVVGGGTHLAPDEVHRLVEGRGDDVVFFDGRNSFEAEIGRFRGAVVPDVSTTREFVNELDSGKYDHLKDKAVVTYCTGGVRCEVLSSLMRARGFGEVYQMDGGIVRYGETFGDTGLWEGSLYVFDKRMSVEFSERAKTLGRCTECGGPTSRYENLPDDRGRELVLVCDGCAENRTA; encoded by the coding sequence GTGGCTGTCCCGAAAATCGTGCTGTTCTACGTGTTCACTCCGCTCGCCGACCCGGAGGCGATACGGCTGTGGCAGTACACGCTCGCCGCGGCACACGACCTCACCGGGCGGATCCTCGTCTCCGAGCACGGCATCAACGCGACCGTCGGCGGCGACATCCACGACGTCAAGCGGTACGTGAAGGGAACCCGCAGCTACGTCCCGTTCAAGAACGCCGACATCAAGTGGTCCGACGGGCTCGGGGACGACTTCCCGCGCCTGAGCGTGAAGGTCCGGTCGGAGATCGTGACGTTCGGTGCGCCGGGCGAGCTGAAGGTGGACGCGGGCGGTGTCGTCGGCGGTGGCACCCACCTGGCGCCGGACGAGGTGCACCGACTGGTCGAGGGCCGCGGCGACGACGTCGTCTTCTTCGACGGCCGCAACAGTTTCGAGGCGGAGATCGGCCGGTTCCGGGGCGCCGTCGTGCCCGACGTGTCGACCACCCGCGAGTTCGTGAACGAACTCGACAGCGGCAAGTACGACCACCTCAAGGACAAGGCGGTGGTCACCTACTGCACCGGCGGAGTGCGCTGCGAGGTCCTGTCTTCGCTGATGCGTGCGCGCGGGTTCGGGGAGGTCTACCAGATGGACGGCGGCATCGTCCGCTACGGGGAGACGTTCGGCGACACCGGTCTGTGGGAAGGCTCGCTCTACGTCTTCGACAAGCGGATGTCCGTCGAGTTCAGCGAGCGGGCGAAGACCCTGGGACGCTGCACGGAGTGCGGCGGTCCGACGTCCCGGTACGAAAATCTGCCCGACGACCGGGGCCGCGAACTCGTCCTCGTCTGCGACGGCTGCGCCGAGAACCGGACCGCCTGA
- a CDS encoding pseudouridine synthase, which yields MAGAPLPVRNGLGPDRLRMPAGLDTKTVADFLIQTYPDECAHWLSLIDGGGVVDEHGRVVDRGTRYSPTRFVYFYRDPAPEIPVPFEIDILHRDDHLVVIDKPHFLATIPRGAHITETAVVRLRRALDLPDLTPAHRLDRMTAGVLVFLVRREDRRPYQDLFVSKQVTKEYEAVAAHDPEVAFPRTIRSRIVKEHGIMTATEEPGEPNSETVVDLIEARDGRGRYRLLPKTGRTHQLRLHMSSLGLPIEGDNYYPDFRRSEPGDFSTPLRLLARAIEFTDPRSGDVRRFESRRTLGW from the coding sequence GTGGCCGGGGCGCCCCTGCCGGTCCGCAACGGGCTCGGTCCCGATCGCCTGAGAATGCCGGCCGGACTCGACACGAAGACGGTCGCCGACTTCCTGATTCAGACCTACCCGGACGAGTGCGCGCACTGGCTGTCCCTGATCGACGGCGGCGGAGTCGTCGACGAACACGGACGGGTGGTCGACCGAGGCACCCGGTATTCCCCGACCCGGTTCGTGTACTTCTACCGGGACCCGGCCCCGGAGATCCCCGTTCCGTTCGAGATCGACATCCTCCACCGCGACGACCACCTCGTGGTGATCGACAAGCCCCATTTCCTCGCCACGATTCCGCGCGGCGCGCATATCACCGAGACGGCGGTGGTGCGGCTGCGGAGGGCGCTCGACCTGCCCGACCTCACGCCGGCGCACCGGCTCGACCGGATGACGGCCGGTGTCCTGGTGTTCCTGGTGCGACGAGAGGACCGCAGGCCGTATCAGGACCTGTTCGTGTCAAAGCAGGTCACCAAGGAATACGAGGCCGTCGCCGCACACGATCCGGAGGTCGCGTTCCCGCGGACCATCCGCAGCCGCATCGTGAAGGAACACGGGATCATGACGGCGACGGAGGAACCGGGAGAACCGAACAGTGAAACCGTCGTCGACCTGATCGAGGCCCGCGACGGTCGCGGACGATACCGGCTGCTGCCGAAGACCGGCCGGACGCACCAATTGCGCCTTCACATGTCCTCGCTGGGGTTGCCGATCGAAGGCGACAACTACTACCCGGACTTCCGCCGATCCGAGCCCGGCGACTTCTCGACCCCGCTGCGCCTGCTGGCGCGGGCCATCGAGTTCACCGATCCCCGTTCCGGCGACGTCCGCCGCTTCGAGAGTCGCCGCACACTCGGGTGGTGA
- a CDS encoding phosphoribosyl-ATP diphosphatase: protein MKQWVLVKTFESLFAELTERAATRPEGSGTVAALDAGVHSQGKKILEEAGEVWIAAEHESDEALAEEISQLLYWTQVLMVGKGLKLEDVYRHL from the coding sequence GTGAAACAATGGGTCCTCGTGAAGACCTTCGAATCCCTGTTCGCCGAGCTGACCGAGCGTGCCGCTACCCGCCCCGAGGGGTCCGGCACCGTTGCCGCCTTGGACGCCGGCGTCCATTCGCAGGGAAAGAAGATCCTCGAAGAGGCGGGTGAGGTGTGGATCGCCGCCGAGCACGAGAGCGACGAGGCGCTCGCCGAGGAGATCTCCCAGCTGCTGTACTGGACGCAGGTGCTGATGGTGGGTAAGGGCCTGAAACTCGAGGACGTCTACCGACATCTGTGA
- the hisG gene encoding ATP phosphoribosyltransferase, which yields MLRVAVPNKGSLSESAAEILSEAGYRRRTDSRDLTVLDPSNQVEFFFLRPKDIAIYVGSGELDLGITGRDLARDSGAPVAERLSLGFGRSTFRYAAPAGKDWKVEDLAGLRIATSYPNLVRDDLSARGIEASVIRLDGAVEISIQLGVADAIADVVGSGRTLRQHNLVAFGDTLCDSEGVLIERAGSPADDSARNQLVERVRGIVFAQQNLMLDYDCPKTILDDALKITPGLESPTLSPLADENWVAVRAMVPIKGHNGVMDELADLGAKAILASNIRSCRAL from the coding sequence ATGCTGCGCGTCGCAGTCCCGAACAAGGGCTCGCTGTCCGAGTCCGCCGCCGAAATCCTCAGTGAGGCAGGCTACCGCCGTCGCACCGACTCCCGCGACCTGACGGTCCTGGACCCGTCCAACCAAGTCGAGTTCTTCTTCCTGCGCCCCAAGGACATCGCGATCTACGTCGGATCCGGTGAACTGGATCTCGGTATCACCGGCCGCGACCTCGCCCGTGATTCGGGCGCCCCGGTCGCCGAGCGGCTGTCGCTCGGCTTCGGCCGCTCCACGTTCCGGTACGCAGCGCCCGCGGGCAAGGACTGGAAGGTCGAGGACCTCGCCGGACTCCGCATCGCCACGTCTTACCCCAACCTGGTGCGCGACGACCTGTCCGCCCGCGGAATCGAGGCCTCGGTCATCCGCCTCGACGGCGCCGTGGAGATCTCGATTCAGCTCGGCGTCGCCGATGCCATTGCCGACGTCGTCGGATCCGGCCGCACGCTGCGCCAGCACAACCTGGTCGCTTTCGGCGACACCCTGTGCGACTCCGAGGGTGTGCTCATCGAGCGGGCCGGTTCGCCCGCCGACGATTCCGCGCGCAACCAGCTCGTCGAGCGCGTGCGCGGCATCGTGTTCGCGCAGCAGAACCTGATGCTGGACTACGACTGCCCCAAGACGATCCTCGACGACGCGTTGAAGATCACCCCCGGCCTGGAATCGCCGACGTTGTCGCCGCTCGCCGACGAGAACTGGGTCGCGGTCCGCGCGATGGTGCCGATCAAGGGCCACAACGGCGTCATGGACGAACTCGCCGACCTCGGCGCCAAGGCGATCCTCGCGTCGAACATCCGGTCCTGCCGCGCGCTCTGA
- a CDS encoding thioesterase family protein has translation MSSESYYVPVGSETLGAPTPGSDQKVTVERFDSTDLTISVWADTMQHGAPPSALLVRALERCAARDDARLTRVVVEILGPIPIAELEVRSWVQRPGRRVELVVAELWTVGDRPRAVARGSAWRMETVDTNDAVHVVDPPLEPRSAGRDGAFGGSWNSGYLTTLDWRWIAEMGCAGPGKLWAKPRPALVLGETMTPLERLFSIADIANGVGSKLDPAHWTFLNTDLTVHIFRVPEGDWVGVSSETSIGPDGVGMCAGVLYDETGAVGRIAQTVQVRARS, from the coding sequence ATGAGTTCCGAGTCCTACTACGTACCAGTCGGTTCGGAAACGCTGGGTGCTCCGACACCGGGCTCGGACCAGAAGGTCACCGTGGAGCGGTTCGACAGCACGGATCTGACGATCAGTGTGTGGGCCGACACGATGCAGCACGGCGCTCCCCCGTCCGCGCTGCTCGTGCGGGCGCTCGAACGCTGTGCCGCACGCGACGACGCACGCCTCACCCGGGTGGTGGTCGAGATCCTGGGCCCCATCCCGATCGCCGAACTCGAGGTCCGATCCTGGGTGCAGCGCCCGGGACGCCGGGTGGAACTGGTGGTCGCGGAACTGTGGACCGTCGGCGACCGTCCCCGTGCCGTCGCGCGGGGCTCGGCCTGGCGCATGGAGACCGTCGACACCAACGACGCCGTCCATGTCGTCGACCCGCCCCTCGAACCGCGATCCGCGGGCCGGGACGGCGCATTCGGGGGCAGCTGGAACTCCGGCTACCTGACCACCCTCGACTGGCGGTGGATCGCCGAGATGGGATGCGCGGGCCCGGGCAAGCTGTGGGCGAAGCCGCGGCCCGCGCTGGTGCTCGGTGAGACCATGACTCCGCTCGAGCGACTGTTCTCCATCGCGGACATCGCCAACGGAGTTGGATCGAAGCTCGACCCGGCGCACTGGACGTTCCTCAACACCGACCTCACCGTCCACATCTTCCGGGTACCCGAAGGCGACTGGGTCGGAGTCAGCTCCGAAACCTCCATCGGCCCCGACGGAGTGGGGATGTGCGCGGGGGTTCTCTACGACGAGACCGGCGCCGTCGGCCGGATCGCCCAGACCGTACAGGTCCGCGCCCGCTCCTGA
- a CDS encoding RecB family exonuclease, whose translation MSISESPAPVVTGSPSQRDDTSATRRRPALSPSRAGDFKQCPLLYRFRAVDRLPEAPSRAQVRGTVVHAALETLFGLPAAERVPARAVDLVLPSWERLLDEAPDLIDLVPGDERESFLDEARSLVEAYYRLEDPTRFEAESCEQHVETELDDGVVLRGFVDRIDVAPTGEVRVVDYKTGRAPREMSESKALFQMKFYALVLLRTRGIVPAQLRLLYLASGTVLTYAPDEDELLRFERTLSAIWKAILAAGVTGDFRPKPSRLCDWCDHKSRCPSFGGTPPPYPGWPEGPAEDAPGFEEIVE comes from the coding sequence GTGAGCATCTCAGAGTCGCCAGCCCCCGTCGTAACGGGTTCCCCGTCACAGCGCGACGACACCTCGGCGACCCGCAGGCGGCCCGCCCTGTCCCCGTCCCGCGCCGGCGACTTCAAACAGTGCCCGCTCCTCTATCGTTTCCGCGCCGTCGACCGGCTCCCCGAGGCTCCGTCCCGGGCGCAGGTGCGGGGCACGGTGGTACACGCCGCACTGGAAACGCTGTTCGGGCTCCCCGCGGCCGAACGCGTGCCTGCGCGCGCCGTCGACCTCGTCCTCCCGTCGTGGGAGCGACTCCTCGACGAGGCCCCCGACCTGATCGATCTGGTTCCGGGTGACGAACGCGAGTCGTTCCTCGACGAGGCCCGGTCCCTCGTCGAGGCCTATTACCGATTGGAAGACCCCACCCGGTTCGAGGCCGAGTCGTGTGAACAGCACGTCGAGACCGAACTCGACGACGGAGTGGTACTCCGCGGGTTCGTCGACCGCATCGACGTCGCCCCCACCGGTGAAGTCCGGGTGGTCGATTACAAGACCGGTCGTGCGCCCCGCGAGATGTCCGAGTCCAAGGCGCTGTTCCAGATGAAGTTCTATGCGCTGGTCCTGCTGCGCACCCGGGGCATCGTCCCGGCGCAACTGCGCCTGCTCTACCTCGCCTCCGGGACGGTCCTCACCTACGCACCCGACGAGGACGAACTGCTGCGGTTCGAGCGCACGCTGTCGGCAATCTGGAAGGCCATTCTCGCGGCCGGCGTCACCGGCGATTTCCGACCCAAGCCGAGTCGCCTCTGCGACTGGTGTGATCATAAGTCCCGATGCCCCTCGTTCGGCGGAACGCCGCCTCCCTACCCCGGGTGGCCCGAGGGGCCGGCCGAAGACGCACCGGGTTTCGAGGAGATTGTCGAATGA
- a CDS encoding tRNA (adenine-N1)-methyltransferase codes for MVGRETRPSGPFRVGDRVQLTDAKGRHYTVNLEAGKEFHTHRGGILHDDLIGTDEGSVVKSTNGTPYLALRPLLTDYVLSMPRGAQVIYPKDAAQIVHEGDVFPGARVLEAGAGSGALTCSLLRAVGPEGRVISYEVRDDHAEHAVRNVETFFGERPENWDLTIADVAEFDAAAAGGRVDRVVLDMLAPWDALPAVSEALVPGGVLIVYVATVTQLSKVVEAMREQECWTEPRSWESIVRGWHVVGLAVRPEHRMQGHTAFLVSARRLAEGTVTPKPQRRSGKG; via the coding sequence ATGGTGGGACGCGAAACGCGACCGAGTGGACCGTTTCGGGTGGGCGATCGCGTCCAGTTGACGGACGCGAAGGGCCGGCACTACACGGTCAACCTGGAGGCGGGCAAGGAGTTCCACACCCACCGCGGCGGCATCCTCCACGACGACCTGATCGGCACCGACGAGGGCAGCGTGGTCAAGTCGACCAACGGCACCCCGTACCTCGCATTGCGACCGCTGCTCACCGACTACGTACTGTCGATGCCGCGCGGTGCGCAGGTCATCTACCCGAAGGACGCGGCACAGATCGTCCACGAGGGTGACGTCTTTCCCGGGGCCCGGGTGCTCGAGGCCGGCGCCGGGTCCGGAGCGTTGACGTGCTCGCTGCTCCGCGCGGTCGGGCCCGAAGGCCGGGTCATCTCGTACGAGGTGCGCGACGACCACGCCGAACACGCCGTCCGGAACGTCGAGACGTTCTTCGGGGAACGCCCGGAGAACTGGGACCTGACGATCGCCGACGTCGCCGAGTTCGACGCCGCGGCGGCGGGCGGCCGGGTCGACCGGGTGGTCCTCGACATGCTGGCCCCGTGGGACGCTCTGCCCGCGGTGTCCGAGGCCCTGGTTCCCGGTGGGGTCCTGATCGTGTACGTCGCGACCGTGACGCAGCTGTCGAAGGTGGTCGAGGCGATGCGCGAGCAGGAATGCTGGACGGAGCCGCGGTCCTGGGAATCGATCGTCCGCGGATGGCACGTCGTCGGGCTCGCGGTGCGCCCGGAGCACCGGATGCAGGGCCACACCGCGTTCCTGGTGAGCGCCAGGCGGCTCGCCGAGGGAACGGTCACTCCCAAGCCGCAGCGCCGGTCCGGCAAGGGCTGA